In the genome of Desulfuromonas sp. DDH964, one region contains:
- a CDS encoding phosphatidylglycerophosphatase A family protein: MRRFILFLSSNAGLGYAPVASGTFGTLAGIPVFWLLAGLPAPLWLLTWCALLALACWVAEAAGRIYGVTDDGRIVIDELVGYLATVALLPFSWPAALLGFFWFRLFDVFKPPPVSWIDRRWKNGVGVVFDDVMAGLYAAAALRLTLSVFGLG; the protein is encoded by the coding sequence ATGCGCCGTTTCATCCTCTTTCTCTCCAGCAATGCCGGCCTCGGCTACGCCCCGGTCGCCTCGGGGACCTTCGGCACCCTCGCCGGGATCCCGGTCTTCTGGCTCCTCGCCGGCCTGCCGGCGCCGCTCTGGCTTCTCACCTGGTGCGCCCTGCTCGCCCTCGCCTGCTGGGTCGCCGAGGCGGCCGGGCGCATCTACGGAGTGACCGACGACGGCCGCATCGTCATCGACGAGTTGGTCGGCTACCTGGCCACCGTCGCCCTCCTCCCCTTCTCCTGGCCGGCGGCGCTCCTCGGCTTCTTCTGGTTCCGCCTCTTCGACGTTTTCAAGCCGCCGCCGGTCTCCTGGATCGACCGGCGCTGGAAGAACGGGGTCGGCGTGGTCTTCGACGATGTCATGGCGGGCCTCTACGCGGCGGCGGCGCTGCGCCTCACCTTGTCGGTGTTCGGGCTCGGCTGA
- the larB gene encoding nickel pincer cofactor biosynthesis protein LarB — translation MNQNELKQLLDAIRSGELSVNAGLEQLRALPFADLGVAHIDHHRELRQGAPEVILGQGKSLAQLRTIIGHMAERRRNILVTRLDAEKAAALRQEHPAAEYDSDARTWCLVQAPIAPVGSGTVLVVCAGTSDLPVAREAAITARMLGNSVEELVDVGVAGIHRLLARQELLQRAAVIIVVAGMEGALPSVVGGIVAVPVIAVPTSVGYGAAFAGVAALLGMLNSCASGVTVVNIDNGFGAAFAATRINRLGGARE, via the coding sequence ATGAATCAGAACGAATTGAAACAGCTCCTGGACGCTATTCGCAGCGGCGAACTGTCGGTGAACGCCGGGCTGGAGCAATTGCGCGCCCTCCCCTTCGCCGACCTCGGCGTGGCGCACATCGATCACCACCGGGAGTTGCGCCAGGGCGCGCCGGAGGTGATCCTCGGCCAAGGCAAGAGTCTTGCCCAACTGCGGACGATCATCGGTCACATGGCCGAGCGCCGACGCAACATCCTCGTCACCCGCCTCGACGCGGAGAAGGCCGCAGCCCTGCGGCAGGAGCACCCCGCGGCCGAGTACGACAGCGACGCCCGCACCTGGTGCCTGGTGCAAGCGCCGATCGCCCCGGTCGGCAGCGGCACGGTGCTGGTCGTCTGTGCCGGCACCTCCGACCTGCCGGTTGCCCGGGAGGCGGCGATCACCGCCCGGATGCTCGGCAACAGCGTGGAAGAGCTGGTCGATGTCGGCGTCGCCGGCATTCACCGCCTGCTGGCGCGCCAGGAGCTGTTGCAGCGGGCGGCGGTTATCATCGTCGTCGCCGGCATGGAGGGGGCCCTGCCGTCGGTGGTCGGTGGCATCGTCGCGGTGCCGGTGATCGCCGTCCCCACCTCCGTCGGCTACGGTGCGGCCTTCGCCGGCGTCGCCGCACTGCTCGGCATGCTCAATTCCTGCGCCAGCGGCGTTACCGTGGTCAATATCGACAACGGCTTCGGCGCCGCCTTCGCCGCCACCCGCATCAACCGCCTGGGGGGAGCCCGGGAATGA
- a CDS encoding undecaprenyl-diphosphate phosphatase, which yields MTLAQSLLLGLLQGVTEFLPVSSSGHLAIVQHLLPGFSQPGVFFDVLLHLATMLAVVLYFRRDLFALARSPLRRDQADRDHFRILLLLLLASLPTAVIGLAGKDFFEGLFTNLPVVGLMLLVTGSLLFVAARYQRPGRLQPELRVSDALWVGTVQGLAIIPGISRSGSTIATLLLKGVDGETAARFSFLLALPAVLGAALLSLRDLHAVPTGQLPIYFAGAAAAFAAGLASIHLLLGVIRQRRLTLFAIYCWGLGGLVFWLTI from the coding sequence ATGACCCTTGCCCAATCCCTGCTCCTCGGCCTGCTCCAGGGAGTAACCGAATTCCTGCCGGTCTCCTCCTCCGGACATCTGGCCATCGTCCAGCACCTGCTGCCGGGGTTTTCCCAGCCCGGGGTCTTCTTCGATGTCCTTCTCCACCTCGCCACCATGCTCGCGGTGGTCCTCTATTTTCGCCGTGACCTCTTTGCCCTGGCGCGTTCGCCGCTGCGGCGCGACCAGGCCGATCGCGACCACTTCCGGATTCTGCTCCTGCTGCTGCTCGCCTCGCTGCCGACCGCCGTCATCGGCCTGGCCGGCAAGGATTTTTTCGAGGGGCTCTTCACCAACCTCCCGGTGGTGGGGCTGATGCTGCTCGTCACCGGCAGTCTCCTCTTCGTCGCCGCCCGCTACCAGCGCCCCGGCCGCCTGCAGCCGGAATTGCGAGTCAGCGATGCGCTCTGGGTCGGAACCGTCCAGGGGCTGGCCATTATCCCCGGCATTTCCCGTTCGGGGTCGACCATCGCCACCCTGCTGCTCAAGGGGGTGGATGGCGAAACCGCCGCCCGCTTCTCCTTCCTCCTTGCGTTGCCGGCGGTCCTTGGCGCCGCCCTCCTCTCGCTGCGCGATCTCCATGCCGTCCCGACCGGTCAGCTGCCGATCTACTTTGCCGGCGCCGCTGCTGCTTTCGCCGCCGGGCTCGCCTCCATCCATCTCCTGCTCGGCGTCATCCGCCAGCGCCGGCTGACGCTTTTCGCCATCTACTGCTGGGGGCTCGGCGGGCTGGTATTTTGGCTCACAATATGA
- a CDS encoding DNA translocase FtsK, producing the protein MNEDAKPLFREHLRKEIAGVFWLAVGAFLLLALVSYHGSDPSFNNNLHPQTVRNFGGVVGAHLADLFFQVCGLPALLIPGACLLLAWRLLKFRDIKVRAYKVGAFLLLLVSLDGLIALRWQEVTFAGQPIAKAGGAIGSLLADALVSYLNITGAAIFLSVFFLVGVMLVARFSMVLFLEGVLARLAGWLEQRREARRAKKEQRARAAGTRLDHAPLIVQPEPKPLLPAPKPQAKKKKKDETGPQETFSFLEPSGTYHRPLLSLLDHEGESLRPIDRDSLMMQARILEKKLKDFNVEGEVVEVKPGPVVTMYEFAPAPGVKVSKIAGLSDDLTMALKALSIRIVAPIPGRGVVGIEIPNKDRETVWLKDILDSEEFQKTGGRLPMALGKDIFGRTVVADLAKMPHVLVAGSTGSGKSVSINTMILSLLYRATPEDVRIIMVDPKMLELSIYEGIPHLLLPVVTNPKKAALALNWAVREMERRYKLMADKGVRNIDGYNKKLAREAKEKEELRKKGQVVIEAIDPDEEELPEIELAEGEILEHGHLPFIVVIVDELADLMMVAGREIEESIARLAQMARASGIHLILATQRPSVDVITGLIKANFPTRISFKVFSRTDSRTILDSMGAETLLGMGDMLYLPPGTGALQRVHGAFVSELEVQRVVDFLKKQGEPEYDKSILDPPPSSDGGGSGDEEGDDEKWDEALALVAETRQASISMLQRRLRVGYNRAARMIEKMEQEGVVGPSDGTSRPREVFINRIQAP; encoded by the coding sequence ATGAACGAAGACGCCAAACCGCTATTCCGTGAACATCTAAGAAAAGAGATCGCCGGCGTCTTCTGGCTGGCGGTCGGTGCTTTTCTGCTTTTGGCCCTGGTCTCCTATCACGGCAGTGACCCCTCCTTCAACAACAACCTCCACCCGCAGACGGTGCGCAATTTCGGCGGCGTCGTCGGCGCCCATCTCGCCGACCTCTTCTTCCAGGTCTGCGGCCTGCCGGCGCTGCTGATCCCCGGCGCCTGCCTCCTTCTCGCCTGGCGGCTTCTCAAATTCCGCGACATCAAGGTCCGGGCCTACAAGGTCGGCGCCTTTTTGCTGCTGCTGGTCTCCCTCGACGGGCTGATCGCCCTGCGCTGGCAGGAGGTGACCTTTGCCGGCCAGCCGATCGCCAAGGCCGGCGGCGCCATCGGCAGCCTGCTCGCCGACGCCCTGGTCAGTTACCTCAACATCACCGGTGCGGCGATCTTCCTTTCGGTCTTCTTCCTGGTCGGCGTCATGCTGGTGGCCCGCTTTTCGATGGTCCTCTTCCTCGAGGGGGTGCTGGCGCGCCTCGCCGGCTGGCTCGAACAGCGCCGGGAAGCGCGCCGGGCAAAAAAGGAACAGCGGGCCCGGGCCGCAGGGACTCGTCTCGACCACGCCCCGCTGATCGTCCAGCCCGAGCCGAAACCGCTGCTGCCGGCACCCAAGCCCCAGGCGAAGAAGAAAAAGAAGGACGAGACCGGCCCGCAGGAGACCTTCTCCTTCCTCGAACCGAGTGGCACCTACCACCGCCCGCTCCTCTCCCTGCTCGACCACGAAGGAGAGAGCCTGCGTCCCATCGACCGCGATTCGCTGATGATGCAGGCCAGGATTCTGGAGAAGAAGCTCAAGGACTTCAACGTCGAGGGGGAGGTGGTCGAGGTCAAGCCGGGACCGGTCGTCACCATGTACGAGTTCGCGCCGGCGCCGGGGGTCAAGGTGAGCAAGATCGCCGGCCTCTCCGACGACCTGACCATGGCCCTGAAGGCTCTTTCGATCCGCATCGTCGCGCCGATTCCGGGCCGCGGCGTGGTCGGCATCGAGATCCCCAACAAGGACCGGGAAACGGTCTGGCTCAAGGATATTCTCGACTCCGAAGAGTTCCAGAAGACTGGCGGCCGGCTGCCGATGGCGCTCGGCAAGGACATCTTCGGCCGCACCGTGGTCGCCGACCTCGCCAAGATGCCCCATGTCCTCGTCGCCGGCTCCACCGGCAGCGGCAAGTCGGTGTCGATCAACACCATGATCCTTTCGCTCCTCTACCGCGCCACCCCGGAGGATGTGCGCATCATCATGGTCGACCCGAAGATGCTCGAGCTCTCCATCTACGAAGGGATTCCGCACCTGCTGCTGCCGGTCGTCACCAATCCGAAGAAGGCCGCCCTCGCCCTCAACTGGGCGGTGCGCGAGATGGAGCGCCGCTACAAGCTGATGGCCGACAAGGGGGTACGCAACATCGACGGCTACAACAAGAAGCTGGCGCGGGAAGCGAAGGAAAAAGAGGAGCTGCGCAAGAAGGGGCAGGTGGTGATCGAGGCGATCGACCCCGACGAGGAGGAGTTGCCGGAGATCGAGCTCGCCGAGGGGGAGATCCTCGAGCATGGGCATCTGCCGTTTATCGTCGTCATTGTCGACGAACTGGCCGATCTGATGATGGTTGCCGGCCGCGAGATCGAGGAATCGATTGCCCGCCTCGCGCAGATGGCCCGGGCGTCGGGTATCCACCTGATCCTCGCCACCCAGCGCCCGTCGGTCGATGTCATCACCGGCCTGATCAAGGCCAACTTCCCGACCCGCATCTCCTTCAAGGTCTTCTCCCGCACCGACTCGCGCACCATCCTCGATTCGATGGGGGCCGAAACCCTGCTCGGCATGGGGGACATGCTCTACCTCCCCCCCGGAACCGGCGCCCTGCAACGGGTCCATGGCGCCTTCGTCTCCGAGCTGGAAGTGCAGCGGGTGGTCGACTTTCTCAAGAAGCAGGGGGAGCCCGAATACGACAAGTCGATCCTCGACCCCCCGCCGAGCAGTGATGGCGGCGGGTCAGGAGACGAGGAAGGGGACGACGAGAAGTGGGACGAGGCGCTGGCGCTGGTCGCCGAGACCCGCCAGGCATCGATCTCCATGCTGCAGCGCCGCCTGCGGGTCGGCTACAACCGCGCCGCGCGCATGATCGAAAAGATGGAGCAGGAAGGGGTCGTCGGCCCCTCCGACGGCACCAGCCGGCCGCGGGAGGTCTTCATCAACCGCATCCAGGCCCCGTAA
- a CDS encoding sensor histidine kinase: MNRSHRWQRTALFLVLAGMLLLALIELLTALQAGTASKSDRLRLGRQAALAAQAARRLEWPLQRLQEGLAHLAESAGQGSPPPASDSAGMELLYHEFPEPLLTALYRLDSHGRAIGAYPAGVLTDLGGLPQLQQLSTHPSRLQLLSEADPPLLALRQPFYSGTTISGEYGALVDLRRLAAATLAELTGQADLAFIVDAGGRFLLHTNPGLDGRPAIYLAAEEEETSLRKWLRQGCAEPVADLPTPLAAALLLQSPAAAAGGTTLRLTPLRIGESHWSLGLVFPVPEPSAPLPHAPWAGPLLLLASATLAGFAWRQQRLQQELATRTATCRGQGSDLQQLSADLELANQRYQHLLDHAGDALFFLDPGDGSLLEINRQAEELLGYSAAEIHCLSLEVLFPGQQRRRFLRLVHTVRQKGYGESDDLIFRRKDGSLFTGAVHARLGQLGQQKVVHGVLRDVTERKRINQELRQRNRDLTLVNEISLLAANSSDLPGMLAAILQRLVENFAASGGGIFLARESGTRLRLEAHHGLPPEIVAMFAEIASDIGVVGRVMKSGQPKGSADLQRDRRVHFEPVREAGWRAFQAVPLIANDQTVGVFFLFARHKQLYRRDEINLLLAIGRQLGTAVQGANLFEALAWQNRLTQASNRELRISRQRLRDNLSRMTESKRSLEHLERMKSQFLALASHELRTPLTYILSGSELLADRFGSSLDDDGRIALSAVQQGGLRLNEVVGDLLEVARIESQDLYLSREPVAAFDLVSRLHEEFKPRMDERSLRLEIIMFPDAVRLNGDAHHLRRTFGRLLENAVKFTPAGGVITISGHLRRSAEILARQEQLKPFSPRFFRTPPPDQLLQITIRDSGVGIDPEEQLRIFDKFYEVGEIASHFTSTSRFGGKGVGLGLALVKGVIEAHGGMVWVESSGTADGDGSAFHLLLPAIAPEAGSAAVAPALAEGG; this comes from the coding sequence ATGAACCGGTCGCATCGATGGCAGCGCACCGCACTTTTCCTGGTCCTCGCCGGGATGCTGCTGCTCGCTCTCATCGAGCTGCTGACCGCGCTGCAGGCAGGGACGGCGAGCAAATCTGACCGGCTCCGGCTCGGACGCCAGGCGGCCCTCGCCGCGCAGGCGGCACGGCGCCTCGAATGGCCCTTGCAGCGGCTGCAGGAAGGACTGGCCCACCTCGCGGAATCGGCCGGGCAGGGGAGCCCCCCCCCGGCCAGCGACTCCGCCGGAATGGAACTGCTCTACCACGAATTCCCGGAGCCCCTCCTGACCGCCCTATACCGTCTCGACAGTCATGGTCGAGCGATAGGCGCATACCCGGCGGGTGTCCTCACCGACCTGGGCGGGCTCCCGCAACTGCAGCAGCTATCCACCCACCCCTCCCGGCTGCAACTCCTCAGCGAAGCCGACCCGCCGCTACTCGCGCTGCGGCAGCCGTTCTACTCCGGCACCACGATCAGCGGGGAATACGGTGCGCTGGTCGACCTGCGCCGCTTGGCCGCCGCGACCCTGGCGGAACTGACGGGGCAGGCCGACCTCGCTTTTATCGTCGATGCCGGCGGGCGTTTCCTGCTTCACACCAACCCCGGCCTCGACGGCCGGCCGGCAATCTACCTCGCTGCCGAAGAGGAAGAAACTTCCCTCCGCAAATGGCTCCGGCAAGGCTGCGCCGAGCCGGTAGCGGATCTGCCGACGCCACTGGCCGCCGCGCTGCTGCTGCAATCACCCGCGGCAGCAGCCGGTGGCACGACCCTGCGTCTCACGCCGCTGCGAATCGGCGAGAGCCACTGGTCACTGGGGCTGGTTTTCCCGGTGCCGGAACCGAGCGCACCCTTGCCGCACGCCCCCTGGGCCGGTCCCCTGCTGCTCCTTGCCAGCGCCACCCTGGCCGGTTTCGCCTGGCGGCAACAACGTTTGCAACAGGAGCTGGCCACCCGCACCGCGACCTGCCGCGGGCAGGGGAGCGATCTCCAGCAACTGAGCGCGGATCTCGAACTCGCCAACCAGCGCTATCAGCACCTGCTCGACCATGCCGGTGACGCCCTCTTTTTCCTCGACCCGGGGGACGGCTCCCTGCTCGAAATCAACCGGCAGGCCGAGGAGCTGCTCGGCTACAGTGCCGCGGAGATTCACTGCCTCTCCCTCGAAGTTCTCTTTCCCGGCCAGCAACGGCGCCGCTTTCTGCGCCTGGTGCACACCGTTCGCCAAAAGGGCTACGGGGAGAGTGACGACCTCATCTTCCGCCGCAAGGACGGCAGCCTCTTCACCGGCGCTGTGCACGCCCGCCTCGGCCAGCTCGGCCAACAGAAGGTCGTACATGGCGTGCTGCGCGACGTCACCGAACGCAAGCGGATCAACCAGGAACTGCGCCAGCGCAACCGCGACCTCACCCTGGTCAACGAAATCAGTCTGCTCGCTGCCAACAGCAGCGACCTGCCGGGGATGCTCGCCGCCATCCTGCAGCGCCTGGTGGAAAACTTCGCCGCCAGCGGCGGCGGCATCTTCCTCGCCCGGGAGTCCGGCACCCGCCTGCGGCTGGAGGCTCATCACGGCCTCCCCCCTGAGATCGTTGCCATGTTCGCTGAAATCGCCAGCGACATCGGCGTCGTCGGCCGGGTCATGAAGAGCGGCCAGCCCAAAGGCTCTGCCGACTTGCAACGGGACCGCCGGGTTCATTTCGAGCCGGTCCGGGAAGCGGGCTGGCGGGCCTTCCAGGCCGTCCCCCTGATCGCCAATGACCAGACGGTCGGGGTCTTTTTCCTCTTCGCCCGGCACAAGCAACTCTACCGGCGCGACGAAATCAACCTGCTGCTGGCGATCGGCCGCCAGCTCGGCACCGCCGTCCAGGGCGCCAACCTCTTCGAGGCCCTGGCCTGGCAGAACCGGCTCACCCAGGCCAGCAACCGCGAGCTCAGGATTTCGCGCCAGCGGCTGCGTGACAACCTCAGCCGGATGACGGAAAGCAAGCGCTCGCTGGAACACCTGGAGCGGATGAAGAGCCAGTTCCTCGCCCTCGCCTCCCACGAACTGCGCACGCCGCTGACCTACATTCTTTCCGGCAGTGAACTCCTTGCCGACCGTTTCGGCAGCAGCCTCGACGACGACGGGAGAATCGCCCTCTCCGCCGTGCAGCAGGGGGGATTGCGCCTCAACGAGGTGGTCGGCGACCTGCTGGAAGTGGCCCGCATCGAGTCCCAGGACCTCTACCTGAGCCGGGAGCCGGTCGCCGCCTTCGACCTCGTCAGCCGCCTCCACGAGGAATTTAAGCCGCGGATGGACGAGCGCAGCCTGCGCCTCGAAATCATCATGTTCCCCGATGCAGTCCGGCTCAACGGAGACGCCCACCACCTGCGCCGCACCTTCGGTCGCCTGCTCGAAAATGCCGTCAAATTCACCCCGGCCGGTGGGGTCATAACGATATCCGGCCACCTGCGCCGCAGTGCCGAGATTCTGGCGCGGCAAGAACAGCTCAAACCCTTTTCTCCGCGCTTCTTCCGCACCCCGCCCCCGGACCAGTTGCTGCAGATCACCATCCGGGATTCGGGGGTCGGGATCGATCCCGAAGAGCAGCTGCGCATCTTCGACAAGTTCTATGAAGTCGGCGAGATCGCCAGCCATTTCACCTCCACCAGCCGTTTCGGTGGCAAGGGGGTGGGACTGGGCCTGGCCCTGGTGAAAGGGGTGATCGAGGCCCACGGCGGCATGGTCTGGGTCGAAAGCTCGGGGACCGCCGACGGCGACGGGAGTGCCTTCCACCTGCTGCTGCCGGCCATCGCCCCCGAGGCTGGGAGCGCCGCCGTCGCCCCGGCCCTGGCGGAGGGCGGATGA
- a CDS encoding CinA family nicotinamide mononucleotide deamidase-related protein — protein MGPDLAILTIGDELLNGEIADTNTPAMARLLADYGYRVRERLSVGDSETAIADTLLTLASRNQVILVSGGLGPTADDLTARGAARAFGRRLILNDEALAQIRAWFDSRRSSMHTGDEKQALLPQKATLLPNRQGSAPGFQLRERGRSLYFLPGVPAEMIAMLREEVLPRLEADHPGAPASRQRVLRLFGLAEPRCEELLADSGLPAGIELAYAVEFPEVLVKLRATGEDADARLDRAEVWARRACDSYLVASGEETLAGNVARLLTNAGQTLALAESCTGGLVAKLLTDIPGASTFFERGAVTYANSAKQDWLGVPETILNGPGAVSAECAEAMARGLRLAAGTDLALAITGIAGPAGGTPGKPVGTVFIALAGDAGAAVNRYLFPGDRQAVRTLSAYTALDSLRRHLMAVAAG, from the coding sequence ATGGGCCCTGATCTCGCCATCCTTACCATTGGCGACGAACTGCTAAATGGTGAGATTGCCGACACCAACACCCCGGCCATGGCCCGGCTCCTCGCTGACTACGGCTACCGGGTGCGGGAGCGCCTGAGTGTCGGCGACAGCGAAACGGCGATTGCCGATACCCTGCTGACTCTCGCCAGCCGCAACCAGGTGATTCTCGTCAGCGGCGGCCTCGGCCCGACCGCCGACGATTTGACCGCCCGCGGTGCCGCGCGTGCCTTTGGCCGTCGCCTGATCCTCAACGACGAAGCCCTGGCCCAGATCCGCGCCTGGTTCGACTCGCGGCGCAGCAGCATGCATACCGGGGACGAAAAGCAGGCGCTGCTGCCGCAAAAGGCGACCCTGCTTCCCAACCGCCAGGGGAGCGCTCCCGGTTTCCAGCTCCGGGAACGGGGACGGAGCCTTTACTTCCTGCCGGGGGTACCGGCCGAGATGATCGCCATGTTGCGGGAGGAAGTTCTCCCCCGGCTGGAGGCGGATCATCCCGGCGCCCCAGCGAGCCGGCAGCGGGTGCTGCGGCTCTTCGGCCTCGCCGAGCCGCGCTGTGAGGAGCTCCTGGCCGACAGCGGCCTCCCGGCGGGGATCGAACTGGCCTACGCGGTCGAGTTCCCCGAGGTCCTGGTCAAGCTCCGCGCGACCGGGGAAGATGCCGATGCCCGGCTCGATCGGGCCGAGGTTTGGGCGCGGCGGGCCTGCGACAGCTACCTTGTCGCCAGCGGTGAAGAGACCCTGGCCGGCAACGTCGCCCGCCTGCTGACCAATGCCGGACAGACCCTGGCGCTGGCCGAATCCTGCACCGGCGGCCTGGTCGCCAAGCTGCTGACCGACATCCCGGGCGCTTCCACCTTTTTCGAACGGGGCGCCGTGACCTACGCCAACAGCGCCAAGCAAGACTGGCTCGGCGTCCCGGAGACGATCCTCAACGGGCCGGGGGCGGTCAGCGCCGAGTGTGCCGAGGCGATGGCCCGCGGCCTGCGTCTTGCCGCCGGGACCGATCTCGCCCTGGCCATTACCGGCATCGCCGGGCCCGCGGGCGGCACCCCGGGAAAACCGGTGGGGACGGTCTTCATCGCCCTGGCCGGCGACGCCGGAGCTGCGGTCAACCGCTACCTCTTTCCCGGTGATCGCCAGGCGGTGCGCACCTTAAGCGCCTACACGGCCCTCGACAGCCTGCGCCGCCATTTGATGGCAGTTGCGGCCGGCTGA
- the larC gene encoding nickel pincer cofactor biosynthesis protein LarC yields MSLLYLDPFSGISGDMFLGLLIDLGLTENELLAGLAPLALPGWRLECRREQRRGLAGSRVLVHCAEEDQHRTWAGIDQLLTQAPLDPPVRDLARRIFRRLGKAEARVHGIPLEKVHFHEVGALDSIIDIVGAAVGLTRLAPQQIVCAPLPLPLAHGLVATGHGRYPLPAPATAELLRGAPITSGDCAQELVTPTGAAIVAEVARFGPMPAMTLERIGYGVGSRDLSDRPNLLRGFLGTLESGGLESDEVTVLESHLDDSNPEWLGGLLERLLAAGALDAGFAPLQMKKNRPGLRLTVVAPPELESALARLILRESSASGLRLRRERRLKLHRETASVETLLGTARIKLLYEGSELLRITPEFESCRELAAASGTPLPAVYRQVEQAAAARFEKQP; encoded by the coding sequence ATGAGCCTGCTCTACCTCGATCCCTTCTCCGGAATTTCCGGCGACATGTTCCTCGGCCTGCTGATCGATCTCGGCCTGACCGAGAACGAACTTCTCGCCGGCCTTGCCCCCCTTGCCCTGCCCGGCTGGCGCCTCGAATGCCGGCGCGAACAGCGTCGTGGTCTGGCCGGCAGCCGGGTCCTGGTCCATTGCGCCGAAGAAGACCAGCATCGCACCTGGGCCGGCATCGACCAACTGCTGACACAAGCCCCCCTCGATCCGCCGGTGCGCGACCTCGCCCGGCGCATCTTTCGCCGCCTCGGCAAAGCCGAGGCCAGGGTCCACGGCATCCCCCTCGAAAAGGTCCACTTCCACGAGGTCGGCGCCCTCGATTCGATCATCGACATCGTCGGCGCGGCCGTCGGCCTGACCCGGCTCGCGCCGCAACAGATCGTCTGCGCCCCCCTCCCCCTCCCCCTCGCCCACGGCCTCGTCGCGACCGGTCATGGACGCTACCCGCTGCCGGCGCCGGCCACCGCCGAACTGCTGCGCGGGGCGCCGATCACCAGCGGCGACTGCGCCCAGGAACTGGTCACGCCGACCGGGGCGGCGATCGTGGCCGAGGTCGCCCGCTTTGGCCCGATGCCGGCCATGACCCTGGAACGGATCGGCTACGGTGTCGGCAGCCGCGACCTCTCCGACCGGCCGAACCTGCTGCGCGGATTCCTCGGTACCCTGGAGAGCGGTGGCCTGGAGAGCGACGAAGTCACGGTCCTTGAGAGCCATCTCGACGACAGCAACCCCGAATGGCTGGGGGGGCTGCTGGAGCGACTGCTGGCCGCCGGCGCGCTCGATGCCGGCTTCGCGCCGCTGCAGATGAAGAAAAACCGGCCGGGCCTGCGCCTGACCGTGGTCGCGCCGCCGGAACTGGAGAGTGCCCTGGCCCGGCTGATTCTGCGCGAAAGCAGCGCCAGCGGCCTGCGTCTGCGCCGGGAACGCCGCCTCAAGTTGCACCGGGAGACCGCCAGCGTCGAAACCCTCCTCGGCACCGCCCGCATCAAGCTGCTCTACGAGGGGAGCGAGCTGTTGCGCATCACCCCCGAGTTCGAAAGCTGCCGCGAGCTGGCCGCCGCCAGCGGCACTCCGCTGCCGGCCGTCTACCGACAGGTTGAGCAGGCCGCCGCGGCCCGCTTCGAAAAACAGCCCTAA